The following DNA comes from Chitinophaga nivalis.
CGTTACCGTATATGGCTGTGAACAGACCGTTTCTGCTGTCGTAAACGTATATACGAAGCCGGTAGCCGCTATTACCGGCCCGGATAAAGGCTGTCAGGATGCTCCGTTGCAGTTCAGCGGCGCGGCCACCAAAGAACCAGCTACTACCTGGAAGTGGAACTTTGGCAACAGCCAGACCGACGACCAGCAGCAACCCAAACCACAATCCTTCAACAAGCCCGGCATTTTTAATATAGGCCTTACCGTTACCAGCAAAGACGGATGTACTGATGAAGTACATCATGCGGTGAACATCCTGCCGTTGCCGGATATCAAGGCCAGCGCGCCCAGCGAGTTTATCTGTTTACATAATACTACGATGCTGTATGCCGGCGGCGGTAGCCACTATGAATGGACGCCTGCCACCGGATTGGACAATCCGCTGATCGCTACACCGCTGGCCAGTCCGGAGGTAACCACTACCTATAAGGTAAAAGTTACCGATGATAACGGGTGCGTTAACACCGATGCCGTGAAGATCCGGGTGGTACAACCGTTCACAGTATATGCCACACCGGATACCGTGTTGTGCCTGGGCGATAAGCTACCGTTGCGTGCCTGGGGTACCGACTATTACAAATGGGAAGGTACAGGTATCAATGATCCGAACAAAGCTTCTCCCGTAGCTACTATTACCAGTACCAGCCAATATACCTACAAGGTCACCGGTTATGATAAGGAAGGTTGTTTTTCCGATAACAAAACCCTTACCGTGCGGGTAAATCCACGGCCCACGGTGAATATAGGCCCAGACCGGGAAAGTATGGCGGGTATTCCGTTATACCTGACCAGCGTCACCAGCAATGATGTCATCAGCTGGACCTGGACGCCGCCACAGGACCTGGGTTGCTTTACCTGTCCGATGACAGAAGCATTACCGAATATTTCCACCCGTTATGTACTCGAAGTAGCCAACGGATATGGTTGTAAAAAAACGGACGATATGTTTGTACATATCATCTGCCGGGAAAGCGCTGTGTTTATGCCCAATGCCTTCACCCCCAACAATGATGGTAAAAATGAGCGGATCTATCCTAAAGGGAAAGGGGTAAAAGAAATTGGCTGGCTGCGTATTTATGACCGGTGGGGTACCCTGGTATATGAACGCACCCGCTTCCCGATCAATATGCCGGCAGTAGGATGGGACGGCCGCAGCAGAGGAAAAGAGGCGCCTGCAGGTACTTATATTTATTCCATGCAAACGGTGTGTGAAAGTGGAGAACACTTTGAATTCAAAGGCAATATCACCCTGATACGATAAACAAACGGTATTCATCTACCTAAAAAAGAAACGCATTTCCGGTCGCTCATCCGCCGAAAATGCGTTTCTTTTTTTAGTAGTTCCTATGCTATTTTAATAGCCGGTATTCTGTGTCAGCAAAGACTTTCCATCCTTCACGCTCAGGTCTATCTGCCGTTGGGGAATCGGAAAATACAGGTTCCTGCTGCCAAAGGAAGCAGCGCCCAAATCGCCGGTAATACCCCGCTCATAGTTGAAATAACGATTCAGTTCTGTAGCGGCAAGTCCCCAGCGCACCAGGTCAAAAAACCGATGTCCTTCCATGGCGAGTTCCAGCTTTCTTTCAAACTGAATCGCTTTCATAGCCCAGGTAGCTCCTTTTCTCCCAAATTCGCCGACCGGATACGTGCCTATTTTATAATTGGCAGCAGGCGTATTCGTATAGCCGTTCATGGGATGCGCCGGATCTTTATAGGTATACACAAATCCGGCAGGGTTCATCGCACGTTGCCGCACGCGGTTCACATAGGCTTCCGCTTTCCCGAGATCACCGGCCTTCACTTCACATTCTGCCGCCATCAGCAATACATCGGCAAAACGAATCAGCATATAGTTAATCGCATTTCCCGGCGCCCAGCCATTACCATCATAGAACTTATCCTGGTTCACCTGCATGTATACACTCTTTTTCGGTGAATACGGACCGGCAGACTGCTGATCCCTTACCCAGTTCTGGCCAGGATGTACACCCCAGTCCAGATAGGGAACACCCCGGCGGCCTACTGTCCAGTCCAGCCGTGGATCAATGTTTCCTGCGTCGGGCAGGAAAGCGCTGTCACTCACGATTCCCATATCATTTTTAATCGGATGCTGGTTGAAATTATCGATGAATGGTAAACCGGCAGCATCGGTGCGGAAAGCATTCACGAGGTCTACAGCAGGCTGATAGAAACCGCAACAACTAAAAGGCCCGTTATAGGGATAGTTTAGCATGTTGCCCTGGTTGGCATTACCCGTACCGCCGGAGCCATCGTTGGCACTGTACTGAATGGAGAATACCGCCTCTTCATTATTTTCTTTAAATGCATCGAAGTTATCGTGGTAAACAGGTACCAGGTCAAATCGTTGTCCCTGGGTATTTTTCCCACTGTTGATCACACTTTCAAACAGTGGAATGGCTGCTGCATATTTTCCCTGATACAGGTATGATTTGGCGAGATAAGCTACCGCCGCCCACTTGTTGGCACGACCTATTTCCGGTTGTTCTTCTGGCAGGTTATCTGCCGCAAATTTGAAGTCGGCTTCAATATAAGGCCATACATCTTTGTCATTGGGAATTTTAAAATCGTTGACGTTCAGTTTATCATAGCTGGTGGAATTTTCATCTACCCAGGGTATTTTATTGAACATCTTTTTCAGGTCGCTATAATAATGCGCCCGGAGAAAACGGGCTTCCCCTGCTACCGCTGTTTTTTCTTCCGGTGTCATATCCTGTACTTTTTTCAGGATGTGCAGCACAAAGTTACAACGGCGGATCCCTTCATAATCTACCCGCCACTTGTCATTGAAAAAGCCATTGGTAGCGTTACCGGCAAAAGTGCCGATGGAAAGAATGGTGGCAGCATCGCCGGGATCACTGCCTTTGTGGGCTTCGCCACCGCATACACTGCCATAAATCCAGTTATCCGGTGATACGGCATAGCCACTGCCGCCGGAGAGATTCACCATATCACTGTTGGCGAAGTCTTGCCCGTCCAGTGCCGCATAGGCGCCTACCAGTAAGGTAGTCACCCCTTTTTTATTGGTAAGGGCATCTTCCTGGAGGGCAGATTGCGGGTGTTTATCGAGAAAACTTTTACTGCAGCTGCATACCAGCATTGCCATGATGAGTATAACGTTACCGCCTGTACGATATAGTGATTTCATAATAATACATTTTAAGAAGATTAACCATTAGAAGCCAAGGTTTACGCCCACCAGAAACTGGCGTTGATTGGGATAGGCCCCTTCATCCACGCCGAAATCAGTAATATCTGATCCGCCGATTTCCGGATCTATACCGGAGTATTTCGTAATGGTAAACAGGTTGGCTGCCTGTACATATACCCGCAGTTTCTGTACTTTTAAACGGCTTATCCAGGCCGCAGGGAGGGTATACCCTATCTGCATATTTTTAGCACGCAGATAAGCCCCGTTTTCCACCATATAGGAGTTCGGCACATTCATCGTACTATTGGAACCTTCTACTTCCTGAATGGGTGCCTTGGCATTTTTACGTTCCGGCGTCCAGGAATCGTACAAGGCAGTTTTGCTCTTGGCACTACCGAATGCAGCGTAGAAATCGCGCCACCAGCGTACGTTATTCCATATTTCATTGCCTTGTACCCCATAGAGGAAAATGCTGAAATCAAATGCTTTCCAGGTTACCCCGAGATTGATACCATAGGAAAAATCAGGATTGGGATTACCGAGGAAAGTGCGGTCGTCCGGCGTAATCTGTCCGTCGCCGTTGACATCTGCATAGCGGAAACGTCCCAGACCGGCGCCTTCCTGATAAAAGGCATCCGGATTATTGGTCGCTTTTTTCACGGCATCATCAGCAGCTGTAATCTCCGCGGTTTCATTCCAGAAGCCAATGATCTTATAACCGAAGAAAGAAGATACCGGTTGGCCTACCGCATTACGTATAATATTACTGCCTTCGAAACGACGGCCGTCGCCATCAAAATATTCAACACCATCTGATATTTTCAGGATTTTATTTTTGTAGGTAGTCAGTGTACCCGTTACGTTTAGTTTCAGATTTCTGTTCAGCTCCTTGTGCCAGCCCACGGTAAAGTCCCAGCCTTCATTTTTCATCTGTGCGATATTCACGAAAGGCTGTTTCGCCGTACCTGCCAGCCCTGGCAGTTCCGGATTATACAGGAGGTCTTTAATATCTTTCCGGTAATAATCAATCGCGAAATCCAGCTGTCCGTTAAACAAGCTCGCATCTATACCGATATTCGCATTGACATCGCTTTCCCATTTCGCATCGGGGTTACCGATCTGTATACCGGCAAATCCGGCCGTGAGTTCATTATTCCGGCCAGCCAGATCATAATAGGTAGAACTGCGATGCCCCCCATACAGGAAGTACCCGTTATTTACACTCAGGTTCATCTGATTACCCATGATGCCCCATCCGCCACGCAGCTTCAGGTCAGTAATCCAGGTAAGCTGTTTCATAAATGTTTCCTGCGAGATACGCCAGCCGGCTGTTACCGCCGGGAACCAACCAAAACGGTTTACCAGGAATTTGGAAGAACCATCGCGCCGGATCGTAGCACTCAACAGGTATTTATCTTTGAAAGCATAATCTACGCGCCCCAGCAAGGAGTACAGACTCTCCTGCTCACGGTTGCTGTAGTTGGTTTGCGTACCTGTACCCGTACTGAGATCCGGGAAATAAGCATCAAAGGTGAAATAGTCTTTGGTGGTACCACCTACTGATCTGCTACGGCTATCGAAGGCTTCTGTTCCTACCAGTACTTTCAGGTCATGTACCTGGTTGAAATTTTTCCGGAAAGCCAGCGTATTGGTCCAGGTCCAGTTATGGCCGTTATTGGCGCTTTCTGAGTAGGAATTACTGGTGGAGTTTTCCTTGTTTTCATACATCGGATAGTCAAACGAATGTGACCAGCCGGAATAAATTTCACCCCCAAAGCTGGTTCGGAAAGTCAGGTATTTCAGGAAGTCGACTTCTCCATAGATATTCCCAAACAAACGGGTATTGAGGCCTTTGTTGTTACGGGTACGCTCCTGGATAGCCACGGGATTGTTGGCATCCCCCAGCGCGTCGCCGGCGGAACCGGCAAAATTACCTTTGATATCATACACCGGAATAATGCTTTGCGACCGCATCGCATGTCCGATGGGCGCATCCGATGTCAGGATTTCTGCGGCCGGATTATCTGTCATGGAAAAAGCCAGGTTCTCTCCTACCCGGATGTGATCTGTAATATTATACTGGGTATTGGAACGTACCGTATACCGTTTCAGATAGGTATTGATGAGGGTACCCTGCTGGTTAAAATAATTGAGGGAAAAGAGATAATTTCCCCGGTCGCTGCCTCCGCTGACAGCCACATTATGACTGGTAACGGGCGCCGGGCGGAATATTTCATGGAACCAGTCTGTCCCGCCTTTGTTGGCGCGGGCTATCTGGTAAAAGCGCTCGTAGTCATGCAGATCGGTATAGTTCGGATTGAGGTAATACAAAGACGGATCGGTAGCCGGATCGCCTTCCATGGCGCCGGAAGGCAGGATGTAATCCGGTATCACCGGTTTATCACCATGACCATATAAGGCAGTACCAGGATCACCGCCACTGTTTTTATAGGCCAGCCAGCGCAGATCGGCCTGCTCCTGCGGGTTCAGGGTATGCCATACATTTCCGTTCTTGGGATACTGACGACCATAATACCCGTCGTAGGTTACTGCAATCTTTCCTTTGCCACGGCGGGTGGTGATGATGATCACCCCGTTGGAAGCACGGGCCCCATAGATAGAAGCAGCGCCGGCATCTTTGAGCACCTGCAGACTGGCTACATCATTGGGATTCAGGTCGGCGATGTCCGTAGTCGGCACGCCATCCACCACATACAAGGGAGAGTTGGAGCCAAAAGTATTGACCCCTCTGATGCGGATCTGCGGCGACGCGCCGGGAGAACCGGAACCAATCACCGTTACCCCGGAAGCCTGGCCCTGCAACTGTTCAGTTACCTGGGCAGTTGGCTGTTTAATGAGGTTGTCGATATTCACCACCGTTACTGCGCCGGTCAGGTCTTTTTTCTTTTGGGTAGCATAACCTGTTACCACAATTTCATTCAGGGCGCTGGCGCCTTCTTTCAGGGTAATATTAATCAGCGACCTACCCCCAACGACTATACGCTGTGTCTCGTATCCAATAAAAGATACTTCCAGCTGGTCGTCACTTTTACCGGGTACCGTTAACGTATACACGCCATCAGGTCCGGTAACGGTACCGATACTGGTGCCCGTTACCTTTACCGTTACGCCGGCCACGATATTACCCTTATCGTCTTTTACCAGCCCTTTCACCGGATGCTGCTGTACGGGGGAAGTAGCCGATGCCGGCGCGGCTGCCGGCTGTTTTTCCGTGATCATATAAAAACGATCCCGTACTTTTTCGTAACGCAGGTTAAAAGCCGAAAGGATCTGCTGCAAGGCTTCTTCCGGCGACTTACAGGCAGCTACTGTTACCTGTGCCTGCCGGTCTTTCACCAGGTTGCTTTTATAGGCAACAGATACCCGAAAATGTTCTTCTACCTGCTGCAGCAACGTTTTCAGTGGAAGTGCGACAGGTTTTGTTACCTGCTGACCGTGGTTGTCGGCGGTAACTTTGTCATCATGACCGGCCACGCGATTTTGTGCAGCCGTATCGTGGAATAGGAATAACAGGGCTAATGATGGCATTAGCATAACACGTAAACCTCTTTTCATCTGGAACAGGTTTTAACGATGAATAATCAAACTTTCTATTGTAATAAGGGCCGTCCGGTTATTTTTGCTGTACCCGGATCTCATCGCCGCTTTGGTTGAATTGCACGGGGAAAATTTTTGCCAGCTGCAGTAACATGGTATCTGCCTGATCACTTACAGGCATAGAACCAGAGACTTTATACCGCAGCAATTGCGTATCACGAATAATCAATCTTTTACCAAAAAACTGTTGCATAAATACAGCAGCATCCGCCAGGGAATAATCTTCCAGCATTAACCGACCGTTATGCCAGGAAGTATAGCGTTCCGCATGTACTTTACTTTTTGTATAATCGCCATCCTGTTTATTGTAACGAATCATTTCACCGGGCTGCAGGTGCAGCGCCGTCTTTTCCTCATTCCCTTCCGCTCCTATGTCCAGCCGGATACTGCCCGCCTGCAGTACCACCACTATTTCACTACCGGTACTGTTCACGTTAAACTCCGTTCCCAGCACTTCCACCTGTAGCTGATCGTAGGTATGTACCCGGAAAGGCGTGCCCAGTGCGGTATGCCGCACCTGAAAAAAGGCTTCTCCATCCAGCCATACTTCCCGGCGGCCTCGCTCCCGCTCCATATATATTAACCTGGAATTTGCATTCAGCGTTACCTCAGAACTATCCGGCAACCAACACCGCCGGATTTCCCCGAGGCGGGTATGTGCACTCATGACCACCGGCTGATGCGCCGGACGGCGGCTACTCCACCAGATACCGGATATCAGCATCCCCAGCAACAATACAGCAGCATATTTGACTCCATCTTTCCACCACGCTCTTTTTATCACCGGCGGCTCCTCTGCAGCCAACTCACTCCATACATTTTCCCAGAGCTGCTCCTTTTCCGCAGCCGGTAAACTATAGGACCGGAAACGGATATTTTCTACCAGCAACCGGGCATCCCGGATGACGGCTTCCTTCTCCGGATGCTGCAGGAGCCAATGTTCCCAGAACATATTTTTCTCTTCCGGATGCAACACCCATTGCTGGAAACTTTCGTCCAGTGCAAACTCGCCCGCGGTAAAAGATAAGTAGTCTGTTGTTGCCAAGAATCAGTGCTTTACCCTATAGAGCACTTCTGCTGTAAAACCTCATCACTTTTTTTAAACTTTTTTTTATTTGCCCAACAGCAGCAGGATTAAAGGCAGGGGAAGTTGTTTTTTGAGAATACCAATGGCTTTGGAGATGGTGTTGTAGACAGAATCGACCTGCATCGACATAATGGCCGCTACTTCTGCATAGCTGAGGTTCTGGAAAAAGCGCAGGTAAATGGCTTCCCGCTGGCGCCGGGATAGATTGGTTAACGCCTGATGTAATAATCGTTGTTGTTCTGCAGCCGTTTCTTCGAGGATCAGGGTATTTTCATGGGGCAGGGCAAATTCAAATCCGAAGGCTTCTGTTGCTTCCCGGTGGCGATAACGACGGTCTTTTTGCAAGGTGCGTAGCAGGCGTCTGCGCAAACTGCTGATCAGATAATACCGGATATTTTTGATGTCTGCTGTCAGGTGTTCGCGGGAAAGCCAAAGGTCCTGGAAGAGATCCTGCAGGCAATCTTTCACCCGTTCCCTATCCTGGCAGAAATGCATGCCGTAGTGGAATAAATCATCCACATTCGCTTCATAGATCTGTGCAAACGCCTGTCGATCTCCTTGTAAAAATCGCCCCCATAGCGTGGAATGGGATGCTACTACGTGTAAGCCCGGGCGATAGGCTTTCCCTGTATTCATGTGTGTTTGGTTGACGTACTAAAGCTGGTCAATTATTCTGATACTTGCAAATATTTTTTGATGTACGCATAGTTACCGGCTTATTTTAGCCATATCTAAACAGCTTAACCTGATATCGTTACAAAAGTTTTTTCAAATAAAATTTTGAAAAAAGAAATAAATAATTACTTTTGCCTCCCCGTCACTGAAAAGAGACAACCGGAAGTTCGGGACGTAGCGCAGCCCGGTAGCGCGTTTGCATGGGGTGCAAGAGGTCGCTGGTTCGAATCCAGTCGTCCCGACAGAAGAAAAAGGATAGTTTTAGCTATCCTTTTTTTGTTTTTATCCAGGCCAGCTTTTAAATATAAACTATGAAAAAAGCCCTTGACGCCTTGTAACACTAATCGTGTTTACAAGTGAAAAAAAAGAAAATCCTTGAAACTACCGATCATCGCAGGACTTACAGTCTAGTCAAAAGACAAGTGTATGCCGTATGTTCAAGATGCCCATGGCATCCTACATTTTGGCGTAATTGCCCAGACAATCCTATTAGATGGATGACATATTATGGGACCCCATCCACTGCCATGAGGTTTAAAAATCCTCCTAGCTGGAAAATTGTTTCAAAAAACAAGAAACAGTGGATGAGGAAAAAATTCTTCTCGGAAAGTACTATCATCGAAGATGGTATTATTGACATTGAAATGTGGTGGTAGTTGTAAAAAATTAAAGAAGGCCTTACAGTTAAGACTGTAGGGCTTTTTTCTTTTATGGTAATCTTCGATTCTTATAGTATTTAATATCTCACACTTACCAGCTGGTACTATTCCCAGGCCTGCTCTTTGATTTTCATTGCCCGTTCACCTCTTTTAACTATTTGTAATTTTGATAGGGATAAAAAATATGGGGCTAAAGCAGTTTAGCCCCATACTTTTTATCCCAACCAGCACACTTGACTTTACTTGCAGGTCTTGATAACAAATAGTCAACCACTTACCGTCTCATTCTACCACTGATTTTTTCCATTCGTTTCTCGTTAAAAAGTGTCAATTACAAGTTTCGCCGCCACCCATTTTCAAGATAAAGAACTACTATGATACAGGTACACACCGCTTCATGGCAGGGTCCCAATGTAAGGTGCAACCGCAACCGGGCGTTTTACGACAATTATTAAGAAATGGCATTCCACATATACCTCCGGAGCAATCTACTGCTTGTTTACCAGCACCACCACTG
Coding sequences within:
- a CDS encoding SusC/RagA family TonB-linked outer membrane protein, coding for MKRGLRVMLMPSLALLFLFHDTAAQNRVAGHDDKVTADNHGQQVTKPVALPLKTLLQQVEEHFRVSVAYKSNLVKDRQAQVTVAACKSPEEALQQILSAFNLRYEKVRDRFYMITEKQPAAAPASATSPVQQHPVKGLVKDDKGNIVAGVTVKVTGTSIGTVTGPDGVYTLTVPGKSDDQLEVSFIGYETQRIVVGGRSLINITLKEGASALNEIVVTGYATQKKKDLTGAVTVVNIDNLIKQPTAQVTEQLQGQASGVTVIGSGSPGASPQIRIRGVNTFGSNSPLYVVDGVPTTDIADLNPNDVASLQVLKDAGAASIYGARASNGVIIITTRRGKGKIAVTYDGYYGRQYPKNGNVWHTLNPQEQADLRWLAYKNSGGDPGTALYGHGDKPVIPDYILPSGAMEGDPATDPSLYYLNPNYTDLHDYERFYQIARANKGGTDWFHEIFRPAPVTSHNVAVSGGSDRGNYLFSLNYFNQQGTLINTYLKRYTVRSNTQYNITDHIRVGENLAFSMTDNPAAEILTSDAPIGHAMRSQSIIPVYDIKGNFAGSAGDALGDANNPVAIQERTRNNKGLNTRLFGNIYGEVDFLKYLTFRTSFGGEIYSGWSHSFDYPMYENKENSTSNSYSESANNGHNWTWTNTLAFRKNFNQVHDLKVLVGTEAFDSRSRSVGGTTKDYFTFDAYFPDLSTGTGTQTNYSNREQESLYSLLGRVDYAFKDKYLLSATIRRDGSSKFLVNRFGWFPAVTAGWRISQETFMKQLTWITDLKLRGGWGIMGNQMNLSVNNGYFLYGGHRSSTYYDLAGRNNELTAGFAGIQIGNPDAKWESDVNANIGIDASLFNGQLDFAIDYYRKDIKDLLYNPELPGLAGTAKQPFVNIAQMKNEGWDFTVGWHKELNRNLKLNVTGTLTTYKNKILKISDGVEYFDGDGRRFEGSNIIRNAVGQPVSSFFGYKIIGFWNETAEITAADDAVKKATNNPDAFYQEGAGLGRFRYADVNGDGQITPDDRTFLGNPNPDFSYGINLGVTWKAFDFSIFLYGVQGNEIWNNVRWWRDFYAAFGSAKSKTALYDSWTPERKNAKAPIQEVEGSNSTMNVPNSYMVENGAYLRAKNMQIGYTLPAAWISRLKVQKLRVYVQAANLFTITKYSGIDPEIGGSDITDFGVDEGAYPNQRQFLVGVNLGF
- a CDS encoding RNA polymerase sigma factor, with amino-acid sequence MNTGKAYRPGLHVVASHSTLWGRFLQGDRQAFAQIYEANVDDLFHYGMHFCQDRERVKDCLQDLFQDLWLSREHLTADIKNIRYYLISSLRRRLLRTLQKDRRYRHREATEAFGFEFALPHENTLILEETAAEQQRLLHQALTNLSRRQREAIYLRFFQNLSYAEVAAIMSMQVDSVYNTISKAIGILKKQLPLPLILLLLGK
- a CDS encoding RagB/SusD family nutrient uptake outer membrane protein, which codes for MKSLYRTGGNVILIMAMLVCSCSKSFLDKHPQSALQEDALTNKKGVTTLLVGAYAALDGQDFANSDMVNLSGGSGYAVSPDNWIYGSVCGGEAHKGSDPGDAATILSIGTFAGNATNGFFNDKWRVDYEGIRRCNFVLHILKKVQDMTPEEKTAVAGEARFLRAHYYSDLKKMFNKIPWVDENSTSYDKLNVNDFKIPNDKDVWPYIEADFKFAADNLPEEQPEIGRANKWAAVAYLAKSYLYQGKYAAAIPLFESVINSGKNTQGQRFDLVPVYHDNFDAFKENNEEAVFSIQYSANDGSGGTGNANQGNMLNYPYNGPFSCCGFYQPAVDLVNAFRTDAAGLPFIDNFNQHPIKNDMGIVSDSAFLPDAGNIDPRLDWTVGRRGVPYLDWGVHPGQNWVRDQQSAGPYSPKKSVYMQVNQDKFYDGNGWAPGNAINYMLIRFADVLLMAAECEVKAGDLGKAEAYVNRVRQRAMNPAGFVYTYKDPAHPMNGYTNTPAANYKIGTYPVGEFGRKGATWAMKAIQFERKLELAMEGHRFFDLVRWGLAATELNRYFNYERGITGDLGAASFGSRNLYFPIPQRQIDLSVKDGKSLLTQNTGY
- a CDS encoding FecR family protein, whose product is MATTDYLSFTAGEFALDESFQQWVLHPEEKNMFWEHWLLQHPEKEAVIRDARLLVENIRFRSYSLPAAEKEQLWENVWSELAAEEPPVIKRAWWKDGVKYAAVLLLGMLISGIWWSSRRPAHQPVVMSAHTRLGEIRRCWLPDSSEVTLNANSRLIYMERERGRREVWLDGEAFFQVRHTALGTPFRVHTYDQLQVEVLGTEFNVNSTGSEIVVVLQAGSIRLDIGAEGNEEKTALHLQPGEMIRYNKQDGDYTKSKVHAERYTSWHNGRLMLEDYSLADAAVFMQQFFGKRLIIRDTQLLRYKVSGSMPVSDQADTMLLQLAKIFPVQFNQSGDEIRVQQK